The Mycolicibacterium aichiense region GGAGGCGGCAGGACCCCTCGACACCGCCGCCTCCCGGCCATCGTTGGCATCCTGCTCGGTGCAGGGCGAGAACTCGCCGTGCTCCAAGTGATACCTACGGTCCCCCGCTGCCGTAGTTTTCTGGCTGGCCGGTATCTCGGCCAGGTGTGCATAACACCGCGCCGACACATCGGCGTGAGCTTCACCGGAGTACGCGATGGCTACCGCCGCCGCGAAGATCATCAGGCCGAGGATGAACAGTGTTGTGGCCCAGATACGTTGGATCATCGATTCCTCTTCCAGACGACCGGCGAGGCTCCTGCCGTGCATCGGCAGCGCCATCCGTCGAGCCTCTTGGGCTGCCGGTATCTTGCGAATTGCTTTCCGTGGTCGCACGTTCCGAGCCACGGAGCCGTACGGTCTACCTCTTCGAGCTGGAAGCAACGCTTTCCGTTGCCGCCGAGCGATCGGTGCTTAGCCGCCCACACCGCGTCGTGGCCGTGCCTCGGGCCGACCAGCGCGTGGGCCAGTTCGTGGGTGATGGTCATCATCGTGTCCTCGTAGGAACGGATAGCCATCAGATGTTTGGACAGGCTGATCACTTTGTTCGTGTGATCGCACAGGCCGGCCCGCCGACGGGCGTTGTCCAGCTTGACTTTCCACCCGACCAGACCGTGCTCCCGGATCAAGCCGACTGTGATCTGGTGTGCCATAGCTTGCGTCATGGTTGCGGGTCTGGTCAGGGTGGCGGTCATGGCTAGTTCTCCTCGTCGTGCAGGTCGTTGGCGAGCTTGCGGTACTTGTTCAGCAGTTCGATCAGTTCATCGCTCAAACCCATGCCTCCTCTCGGAGCTGGGCCATGAGCTGATGGCCGATGTACTCGGTGAAGGCTGGTGGGATGGCTTCGGCGATCTCCTTGCGGACGCTCGTCCAGTGGATCCCCATCGCGTCTTGCCACTCCTGCAGCGATCCCTTGCCGCCTCCGTGGCCGTACACCGCGACCATGTCGCCTTCGTACTTGACGCCGTGCCGCCATCCGGCGACACGATGTCCCTTGTGGGACGGGTGATCTGGCTGCGGTGCCCAGAAGCCTGACACCTCGA contains the following coding sequences:
- a CDS encoding SprT-like domain-containing protein produces the protein MTATLTRPATMTQAMAHQITVGLIREHGLVGWKVKLDNARRRAGLCDHTNKVISLSKHLMAIRSYEDTMMTITHELAHALVGPRHGHDAVWAAKHRSLGGNGKRCFQLEEVDRTAPWLGTCDHGKQFARYRQPKRLDGWRCRCTAGASPVVWKRNR
- a CDS encoding DUF7199 family protein — encoded protein: MIQRIWATTLFILGLMIFAAAVAIAYSGEAHADVSARCYAHLAEIPASQKTTAAGDRRYHLEHGEFSPCTEQDANDGREAAVSRGPAASHDDDKRKDDDKKSRYCRKHWYC